The following are encoded together in the Clostridium sp. BJN0013 genome:
- a CDS encoding cation-translocating P-type ATPase — protein sequence MVDWYRHSWSEVVRELNSNVYYGLDDDQVELRREKYGKNKIIMPSTKGLFYFMFIQFKEIWIVFLILSIVVFIYLDMFIYAVVSLAIMFFNMLCVALERYKEEKNIKELRKLNSGMARVIRNGRTIKVPSEELVVGDIVIVGQREGIPADIRIIESNDLKVDECSVTGENFISEKYESKIDDKELLLSDMKNILFKSSSVVSGDGTGIVVSVGMDTEVANMVKLLIEEGKEKKSFGFRLHKILNIFTIISIGVLSIIQLILTLIFKQNFYSNLEELSIIFLSSIPQVMIIIILFSGTILFKKLAKKKVFFKDLSSLEKLSRVSAICTDKVGSFSKNKMEVVKAYDSNGFIDVNEEILKENMGKSLYRMLNIGILCNDIRSVKADVENSRENLVELALVRFGQQNGIYKRELDKDNNRIFQILFDSERRIMTTVNKMSKKYRANVKGAPDSIIARCTHILKNGVEVEITDEDIKAIKDWNISMSNECLYVVGFAYRNFNYEPSIKENIESNLVFVGLIGFDNMLKENAVDSIKKALSLSIKPIIITEDNKLTALAIGKKLKIVSRLQQILSGVEIDNMTESEFKRIGEKVNIFCRINSKHKVQIVKALKGYGYVSAITGWKLTDLPALKISNVGITNTKSKIVKRLCDIFTDNIDFMNILGTIEDSRKIMKVFKKIIVYIISCNFALLIFLMGSFLFDFHIVNNIIIESFWFNSILMFLSILALIYQYKDEEGDYTYFSIDKSIVTDNFTFIITGGFLMGIIAFIGFYIGNLYKIQFDLLTSLWILNTCAVIFTYSFSNKKFFHNKVSNLIIITSAFIQFVITAIISNFVILYNSIYLKIFLICILIWIIFCVFYKFQREEFV from the coding sequence ATGGTTGATTGGTATAGACATTCTTGGAGTGAAGTAGTAAGAGAATTAAACAGTAATGTATATTATGGGCTGGATGATGATCAGGTAGAGCTCCGCAGAGAAAAATATGGGAAAAATAAAATTATTATGCCTTCTACCAAAGGGCTATTTTATTTTATGTTTATACAATTTAAAGAAATTTGGATTGTATTTTTAATTTTAAGTATAGTTGTATTTATATATTTGGATATGTTTATATATGCAGTTGTATCTTTGGCTATTATGTTTTTTAATATGTTATGTGTAGCACTTGAAAGGTATAAAGAAGAGAAAAACATTAAAGAATTACGAAAATTAAATTCAGGCATGGCAAGAGTAATAAGAAATGGAAGAACGATAAAGGTACCTTCGGAAGAACTGGTGGTAGGGGATATAGTTATTGTAGGTCAAAGAGAGGGAATACCTGCAGATATAAGGATTATAGAAAGTAATGATTTAAAGGTTGATGAATGCTCTGTTACAGGGGAGAATTTTATCTCTGAAAAGTATGAATCTAAAATAGATGATAAAGAATTACTCTTATCAGATATGAAAAATATATTGTTTAAATCTTCTTCAGTAGTTTCAGGAGATGGTACAGGAATAGTTGTGTCAGTGGGTATGGATACAGAAGTGGCCAATATGGTAAAGCTTTTAATTGAAGAAGGAAAGGAAAAAAAATCTTTTGGCTTTAGACTTCATAAAATTTTAAATATATTCACTATAATTTCTATAGGAGTTCTTTCTATCATTCAATTAATATTAACTCTTATATTTAAACAGAATTTTTATAGTAATTTAGAAGAATTGTCCATTATATTTTTAAGTTCCATTCCTCAAGTAATGATTATAATAATTTTATTTTCAGGTACTATATTATTTAAGAAGCTAGCAAAAAAGAAAGTCTTTTTTAAGGATTTGTCTAGTTTAGAAAAGCTTTCAAGAGTTTCAGCTATTTGTACAGACAAAGTAGGATCTTTTTCTAAAAATAAGATGGAAGTTGTAAAGGCTTACGACAGTAATGGATTCATTGATGTAAATGAGGAAATCTTAAAAGAAAATATGGGAAAAAGTTTATACAGAATGTTAAATATAGGCATATTGTGTAATGATATTAGATCTGTAAAAGCAGATGTGGAAAATTCCAGAGAAAATTTAGTAGAGTTAGCTTTAGTAAGGTTCGGACAACAAAATGGTATTTATAAAAGAGAATTGGATAAAGACAATAATAGAATATTTCAAATTTTATTTGACAGTGAAAGGCGTATAATGACAACTGTAAATAAAATGAGTAAAAAGTATAGGGCTAATGTAAAAGGGGCACCGGATTCTATTATAGCCAGATGTACCCATATATTAAAAAATGGTGTAGAAGTTGAGATAACAGATGAAGATATAAAAGCTATAAAAGATTGGAATATTAGCATGTCTAATGAATGCTTATATGTGGTAGGATTTGCCTATAGGAATTTTAATTATGAGCCTAGTATTAAAGAGAATATTGAAAGTAATCTGGTGTTCGTGGGATTAATTGGCTTTGACAATATGTTAAAGGAAAATGCAGTGGATTCTATTAAGAAGGCATTGTCTCTTTCTATTAAACCTATTATAATTACAGAGGATAATAAACTTACAGCTTTGGCTATAGGAAAAAAATTGAAAATTGTATCCAGACTTCAGCAAATATTATCTGGAGTGGAAATAGATAATATGACAGAGAGTGAATTTAAACGTATTGGAGAAAAAGTTAATATTTTTTGTAGAATAAATTCCAAACATAAAGTTCAGATAGTAAAAGCATTAAAAGGTTATGGATATGTATCTGCCATAACAGGATGGAAGCTTACTGATTTACCTGCTCTTAAAATATCTAATGTGGGAATAACCAATACAAAAAGCAAAATAGTAAAGAGATTATGTGATATATTTACTGATAATATAGATTTTATGAATATTTTAGGTACCATAGAGGATTCAAGAAAAATAATGAAAGTGTTTAAAAAAATAATTGTCTATATTATAAGTTGTAATTTTGCTCTTTTAATATTTTTAATGGGAAGTTTTTTGTTTGATTTTCATATTGTCAACAATATTATTATAGAATCTTTTTGGTTTAATAGCATACTTATGTTTTTATCTATTCTGGCTCTTATATATCAGTATAAGGATGAAGAAGGTGACTATACATACTTTTCTATTGATAAAAGCATAGTTACAGATAATTTTACATTTATTATAACTGGCGGATTTTTAATGGGAATTATAGCTTTTATAGGTTTTTACATAGGTAATTTATATAAAATTCAATTTGATCTTTTAACTTCTCTATGGATTTTAAATACCTGTGCAGTAATATTTACCTATAGTTTTTCCAATAAAAAGTTTTTCCATAACAAGGT
- a CDS encoding AEC family transporter: MVLNTVIKQIASLFIISVIGFYCGKKDIIDETFSNQLSKLLLEVTLPLLIISSFSFTYERDIISNIVKAFIYSILIFAITPLIVKPLLMKIEKEKRDVLQFAMVFSNCGFMGFPITQSIFGNEGIIYASIFNMVFNIFVWTYGIMLFSEIKTIREFGKILKNPGIISALIGILIMIFSIKVPSVIQDTMKAVGGLTTPISMLIIGSLLSKSNFKNLINDVSMYYGVFIKLLFIPVVLYIVSIFFKENSMVMKTFILMQAMPAGATTSIFAENFNKGRQYSVFIVSLSTLFSMVTIPLIIKFCL, encoded by the coding sequence ATGGTACTAAATACAGTAATTAAACAAATAGCATCTTTATTTATAATTTCAGTAATAGGTTTTTATTGTGGAAAAAAGGATATTATTGATGAAACTTTTTCAAATCAACTATCTAAATTATTATTAGAGGTAACACTTCCTCTTTTAATTATATCTTCTTTTAGTTTTACTTATGAAAGGGATATAATAAGTAATATAGTAAAAGCATTTATTTATTCAATTCTTATATTTGCCATAACTCCTTTAATAGTAAAACCTCTATTGATGAAAATTGAAAAGGAAAAGAGAGATGTTCTTCAATTTGCCATGGTATTTTCAAATTGTGGTTTTATGGGATTCCCTATAACCCAAAGTATTTTTGGAAATGAGGGAATTATATATGCATCTATATTCAATATGGTTTTTAATATCTTTGTATGGACTTATGGAATAATGTTGTTTAGTGAAATAAAGACTATTCGGGAATTTGGCAAAATATTAAAAAATCCAGGAATAATCTCTGCTTTAATTGGAATTTTGATTATGATATTTTCTATAAAAGTGCCTTCAGTAATCCAGGATACCATGAAAGCAGTAGGTGGTCTAACTACTCCCATATCCATGCTTATAATAGGGAGTTTATTATCAAAGTCCAATTTTAAAAATCTTATTAATGATGTAAGTATGTATTATGGGGTTTTTATTAAGCTTTTATTTATACCTGTGGTTTTGTATATAGTTTCAATTTTTTTTAAAGAAAACTCTATGGTTATGAAAACTTTTATTTTAATGCAAGCTATGCCGGCAGGTGCAACAACTTCAATTTTTGCAGAGAATTTTAATAAGGGAAGGCAATATTCCGTATTTATAGTTTCCTTGTCTACACTTTTTTCTATGGTTACAATACCTTTAATAATTAAATTTTGTTTATGA
- a CDS encoding pyridoxal phosphate-dependent aminotransferase, with product MLSKDMVELGNKRSTIREIFEFGKKRAAIVGRDKVYDFSLGNPNVPSPDSVKSAILDILEHEKSTAVHGYTSAQGDDNVRDVIAESINKRFGTNFTKDNLYMTVGAAASISICFKALTNPGDEFITFAPFFPEYKCFVEQGSGGKLIVVPANTENFQVNFLEFEKKINSKTKAVIVNSPNNPSGAVYSEDTILKLVSILEVKSKEYGHAIYLISDEPYREIVYAGVEVPYITKYYKNTFVCYSYSKSLSLPGERIGYIVVPSEMDNFKDTYAAVCGAGRILGYVNAPSLFQKVVAKCVGQTSDISIYETNKNLLYKGLIEMGYKCVEPQGAFYLFPQSLETDANLFCKKARKYDLLMVPGDDFGCPGHVRISYCVETQQIVNALPVFKKLAEDYKK from the coding sequence ATGTTATCAAAAGATATGGTGGAATTAGGAAATAAAAGATCTACTATTAGAGAAATATTTGAATTTGGTAAAAAAAGAGCAGCTATAGTTGGGAGAGATAAGGTATATGATTTTAGCCTTGGAAATCCTAATGTTCCATCACCGGATTCAGTAAAAAGTGCAATTTTAGATATATTGGAACATGAAAAATCAACCGCTGTACATGGATACACAAGTGCACAGGGAGATGATAATGTAAGAGATGTAATTGCTGAATCTATAAATAAAAGATTTGGTACAAATTTTACTAAAGATAATTTATATATGACTGTAGGAGCTGCAGCATCTATAAGCATATGCTTTAAAGCTTTAACCAACCCAGGAGATGAATTTATTACCTTTGCACCATTTTTCCCAGAATATAAGTGCTTTGTAGAACAGGGTTCAGGAGGAAAGCTTATTGTTGTACCTGCTAACACAGAAAATTTTCAAGTTAATTTTTTAGAATTTGAAAAGAAAATTAACAGTAAAACAAAAGCTGTTATTGTTAATTCGCCTAATAATCCATCAGGAGCTGTTTATTCAGAAGATACTATATTAAAGCTGGTATCTATTTTAGAGGTTAAATCTAAAGAATATGGACATGCAATCTATTTAATATCTGATGAACCCTATAGGGAAATTGTATATGCAGGAGTTGAAGTGCCTTATATTACTAAATATTATAAAAATACTTTTGTTTGTTATTCCTATAGTAAGTCATTATCACTGCCAGGAGAAAGAATAGGATACATAGTTGTACCTAGTGAAATGGATAATTTTAAAGATACTTATGCTGCTGTTTGTGGTGCAGGTAGAATACTTGGCTATGTTAATGCACCTAGTTTATTCCAAAAAGTTGTTGCGAAGTGTGTGGGTCAGACTTCAGATATTTCAATCTATGAAACAAATAAAAATCTACTGTATAAGGGATTAATAGAAATGGGCTACAAATGTGTAGAACCACAAGGGGCATTTTATTTATTTCCTCAATCCTTAGAAACTGATGCAAATTTATTCTGTAAAAAGGCTAGAAAATATGATCTTTTAATGGTACCTGGAGATGATTTTGGATGTCCTGGCCATGTTAGAATTTCTTATTGTGTAGAGACACAGCAAATTGTAAATGCACTGCCGGTATTTAAAAAATTGGCGGAGGATTATAAAAAATAA
- a CDS encoding helix-hairpin-helix domain-containing protein, with protein sequence MKYKKKIIGSAVILIILSLFLIIFYVNSKSVNDISSSKEDIFKEQSNDSVVEQSSNNIIVYINGEVKSPGVYKLEQDSRVGDLIKACGGFTNEANSYKLNLAKKLKDEDYIYVDKKLDNENLQLQNGMQGETTENVKININSATKEELKTIPGIGDVMAQKIIDYREQNGSFSSVEDLKNIDRIGDKTLEKIKDKVDIR encoded by the coding sequence ATGAAGTATAAGAAGAAGATTATAGGTTCTGCTGTGATTTTAATAATACTTAGTTTATTTTTAATAATATTTTATGTTAATTCAAAATCAGTAAATGATATATCTAGTAGTAAAGAAGATATATTTAAAGAACAATCTAATGATAGTGTCGTAGAACAGTCTTCCAATAATATAATTGTTTATATAAATGGAGAGGTTAAAAGTCCTGGGGTATATAAATTAGAACAGGACAGTAGAGTGGGAGATTTAATAAAAGCATGTGGGGGCTTTACAAATGAAGCTAATAGTTATAAACTGAATTTGGCTAAAAAGTTAAAAGATGAAGATTATATATATGTAGATAAAAAGTTAGATAATGAAAATTTGCAATTACAAAATGGAATGCAGGGAGAAACAACAGAAAATGTTAAAATAAATATAAATAGTGCTACTAAAGAAGAATTAAAAACCATACCCGGCATAGGGGATGTAATGGCACAAAAAATTATAGATTATAGAGAACAAAATGGAAGTTTTTCATCTGTGGAGGATTTAAAAAATATAGATAGAATAGGAGATAAAACTTTAGAAAAAATAAAAGATAAGGTAGATATAAGGTAA
- a CDS encoding serine hydrolase: MKKIITFILFFLIICYTNPYNIYASETLPSVSADSAVLLDATTGKVLYAKNPDSAYPPASTTKIMTALLTFENANLNDKVIVGKNPTLVEGTRIGLYEGEELTVKDLLYGLLLASANDCAEALAEYIGDGSSKKFAVEMNKKAHELGAYNTNFVNPSGLFDEKHKTSAKDLALIMRELCKNPEYSKIATTPYYTIPPTNKSPRERGVWNENRLIQTNSTYYYSGCEGGKTGYTTQSLHSYVSAATRNGQRLIVALVHDKNKTFFPDSISLFNFGFDNFSLVKLYSKGDLVTTYNKNNLSVPLIAASDFYYVKNKKDTTVPSFTLKNSNLSVKFFNAGEVVEEATISFKGKNIGKLNLLSNSSHYEKQTIASTHVENIIKNKYIFFISIMVILTLIISFTIKKIIVSK; encoded by the coding sequence ATGAAAAAAATAATCACATTTATATTATTTTTTCTAATTATCTGTTATACTAATCCCTATAACATTTATGCCAGTGAAACACTTCCTTCTGTTTCAGCTGATAGTGCAGTACTTTTAGATGCCACAACAGGTAAAGTTTTATATGCTAAAAATCCTGATTCCGCCTATCCCCCGGCATCCACTACTAAAATAATGACTGCACTTTTAACCTTTGAAAATGCAAATTTAAATGATAAAGTAATAGTTGGTAAAAATCCAACTCTTGTAGAGGGAACTAGAATAGGTCTTTATGAGGGTGAAGAATTAACTGTAAAAGATTTATTGTACGGTCTTTTGCTAGCCTCGGCTAATGATTGTGCAGAGGCATTAGCGGAATACATAGGAGATGGTTCCTCAAAGAAATTTGCCGTTGAAATGAACAAAAAGGCACATGAACTGGGCGCTTATAATACAAACTTTGTAAATCCCAGTGGACTATTTGATGAGAAACACAAAACTTCTGCAAAGGATTTAGCTCTTATAATGAGAGAATTATGTAAAAATCCTGAATACTCAAAAATCGCTACTACACCATATTATACCATCCCTCCTACCAATAAATCTCCTCGGGAAAGAGGTGTATGGAATGAGAATAGATTAATACAAACAAACTCCACTTATTATTACAGCGGTTGTGAAGGTGGTAAAACAGGATATACAACACAGTCTCTACACTCTTATGTATCTGCAGCTACAAGAAATGGTCAGCGTCTTATTGTAGCCCTGGTACACGACAAAAATAAAACTTTTTTCCCTGATTCCATATCTTTATTTAATTTTGGATTTGATAATTTCAGCCTTGTAAAATTATATTCAAAGGGAGATTTAGTTACAACTTATAATAAAAATAATCTCTCTGTACCACTGATTGCAGCTTCTGATTTTTACTATGTTAAAAATAAAAAGGACACAACTGTTCCCAGTTTCACTCTTAAAAATTCAAATTTATCAGTTAAGTTTTTTAATGCAGGAGAAGTGGTTGAAGAGGCTACCATATCTTTTAAAGGAAAAAATATAGGAAAATTAAATCTTTTAAGTAACTCTAGTCATTATGAAAAACAGACAATAGCTTCCACTCATGTAGAAAATATTATAAAAAATAAATACATATTTTTTATATCAATTATGGTTATATTAACTCTTATAATTTCTTTTACCATAAAAAAAATTATAGTTTCTAAATAA